Proteins encoded by one window of Venturia canescens isolate UGA chromosome 2, ASM1945775v1, whole genome shotgun sequence:
- the LOC122407128 gene encoding CD151 antigen-like translates to MSLWNILSRYTMKRSENANEEESEDTETVDDDATDSEHSAMNEKLQIFGLPIYKLSYKQLPRKCIKFSFLLLNGGAFLAGITATIISIWMLADTKLMSRLVGQKLFVTTLLLIGLFSSSVAFIGILAFVKRRKKFLLIYITSVSMSLGLIFVCGILSFTFFEEITKRVRDDMVNSIGNYRSLDWVTEAWDNTHKYLKCCGIKSIRDWHEYRIAIPQSCCSVSIDKCLTMTEDVAYRAGCLRSAVSLLKSHIPTVALLTLFTAITLIASLFFALGVNKRFRMYRSSDV, encoded by the exons atgAGTCTGTGGAATATTTTATCGCGATATACAATGAAACGAAGTGAAAATGCGAATGAGGAAGAATCGGAGGATACCGAAACCGTTGACGATGACGCAACCGATAGTGAACATTCGGCAATGAATGAAAAGTTACAAATTTTTGGACTACCGATTTATAAGTTGTCGTATAAACAATTACCAAGAAAATGTATTAAATTTTCCTTCCTTCTACTCAACGGTGGAGCTTtt CTCGCTGGTATCACAGCCACCATAATATCGATATGGATGTTGGCGGATACCAAACTCATGTCAAGGCTCGttggacaaaaattgtttgttaCAACTCTTTTATTAATAGGGTTATTTTCATCTTCTGTTGCTTTCATCGGTATACTCGCTTTTgtcaagagaagaaaaaagtttttgctcaTA TACATAACAAGTGTCTCGATGTCGCTCGGTCTCATCTTCGTATGTGGAATCCTGAGCTTCACTTTTTTCGaggaaataacaaaaagaGTACGAGACGATATGGTGAATTCGATCGGGAATTATCGATCGTTAGATTGGGTCACCGAGGCTTGGGACAATACTCACAAATAC TTGAAGTGTTGCGGAATCAAATCGATCAGGGATTGGCACGAGTACCGAATAGCCATACCTCAAAGTTGTTGTTCGGTCTCGATCgataaa TGTTTGACTATGACCGAAGATGTCGCCTACAGAGCCGGATGTTTGAGAAGCGCTGTGTCTTTATTGAAATCCCACATTCCCACAGTTGCTCTCTTGACTCTTTTCACGGCGATAACTCTG ATCGCAAGTCTTTTTTTCGCCCTCGGGGTGAACAAGAGATTCAGGATGTATCGTTCGAGTGATGTTTAA
- the LOC122406789 gene encoding bleomycin hydrolase yields MAETVGVLTAEAIAQMREKFYADERNIQAQNVVTKTDPFEACISRRKMQESHYVFEKKIDLEGKPITNQKNSGRCWIFACLNIMRIPFMKRWHLEEFEFSQTYLYFWDKIERSNYFLHNIVKTARKGEEVDGRLVSFLLNDPTCDGGQWDMLVNLINRYGLVPKTCFAEAWTSESSSRMNAILKSKLREFAKELRDEIKKDSSEQVIEEKIAEQLNVVFRIVGICLGIPSEKITWEYYDKSKSYRSVGPISGLEFYKQYVQQCYNVDEKICLVSDPRPSNPYGKLYELDYLGNVVGGRKVLYNNQSPEILIQICAESIKKNEAVWFGCEVSKRIASKAGLQDLEIHDFKTLFNTEVFIGLSKADRLIYGDSMMTHAMVFTGFSTNNQGEITKFRVENSWGDDRGEKGYYVMTADWFKEFVFEIVVDKKLASPEVMAVFKQDPILLPAWDPMGTLAQ; encoded by the exons ATGGCTGAAA CTGTAGGCGTCCTGACTGCGGAGGCGATAGCGCAAATGCGCGAAAAATTTTACGCCGATGAGAGAAATATTCAAGCGCAAAATGTCGTCACAAAAACGGATCCCTTCGAGGCCTGCATTTCCCGCAGAAAAATGCAAGAATCCCATTACGTTTTCGAGAAGAAAATTGACCTGGAGGGTAAACCAATTACGAATCAGAAAAATTCTGGCAGATGTTGGATTTTCGCGTGTCTCAATATCATGAGAATTCCATTCATGAAACGATGGCATTTGGAGGAATTCGAGTTCAGTCAGACCTACCTTTACTTTTGGGATAAG ATCGAGAGGAGTAACTATTTTCTGCACAACATAGTAAAAACAGCACGAAAGGGTGAAGAAGTGGACGGTCGGCTGGTATCATTTTTACTGAACGATCCAACGTGCGACGGTGGACAGTGGGACATGTTGGTGAACCTGATAAATCGTTACGGTTTGGTGCCAAAGACATGTTTCGCAGAAGCATGGACGAGCGAATCATCGAGCCGTATGAACGCGATATTGAAGTCAAAGTTGCGAGAATTCGCGAAAGAGCTTCGGgatgaaataaagaaagatTCGTCGGAGCAGGTaatagaggaaaaaatagcggAACAGTTGAACGTCGTGTTTCGAATCGTCGGTATCTGTCTGGGTATaccgagtgaaaaaataacttGGGAATATTACGACAAATCGAAGAGCTATCGCTCGGTCGGGCCGATCTCTGGATTGGAGTTTTATAAACAATATGTCCAGCAATGCTACAACGTAGACGAAAAAATTTGCCTCGTCTCGGATCCGAGGCCCAGCAATCCTTATGGAAAGCTCTACGAGCTCGATTACCTCGGCAATGTCGTTGGCGGTCGTAAAGTGTTGTACAACAATCAATCCCCGGAAATTCTCATCCAAATATGCGCCGAAAGCATAAAGAAGAACGAGGCCGTTTGGTTCGGTTGCGAAGTCTCCAAACGTATCGCCTCCAAGGCAGGACTCCAAGATCTCGAAATACACGATTTCAAAACCTTGTTCAATACCGAAGTATTCATCGGCTTGTCCAAAGCCGACAGACTCATTTACGGCGATTCCATGATGACTCATGCCATGGTTTTCACTGGATTTTCCACCAAC AATCAGGGGGAAATCACAAAGTTCCGTGTTGAAAATTCCTGGGGCGATGATCGAGGTGAAAAGGGTTATTACGTCATGACAGCCGACTGGTTCAAAGAATTTGTCTTCGAGATTGTAGTCGACAAGAAATTGGCGTCACCGGAAGTGATGGCAGTTTTCAAGCAAGATCCGATTCTCTTACCAGCGTGGGATCCCATGGGAACATTGGCTCAGTGA
- the LOC122406790 gene encoding uncharacterized protein F58A4.6: protein MENQLRLVVHSKKIVYDDLIVSPLFIDKYVKKEKLNDESTNETVRNGSKARFYAPKYLNDRQINSYAVSAYVDTLKRSNFYCQSAIVPLLKLVSSAAPHDEIPVIFIKLRLPDKQFLDYRWAERTSRMAMEKAEISHAMSWLSTLGGAFSALGEQFQHCAQMAGKISVHQFTLALKLGDPLLIARCKLYAALSMIQQGNLKIPRIIIQSIFKFALEQKDVLLARMCQGVWSKLRYCYKLRREQKKKLGK from the exons ATGGAGAATCAATTGCGTTTAGTTGtgcattcaaaaaaaatcgtttacgaCGATTTAATCGTCAGCcctttatttattgataaatatgtGAAAAAAGAGAAGTTGAACGATGAATCTACAAATGAAACCGTCAGGAACGGATCTAAGGCACGATTTTATGCgccaaaatatttgaatgatAGACAAATTAATTCCTATGCTGTTTCCGCTTATGTCGATACCTTGAAGCGGTCAAATTTTTACTGTCAATCTGCCATCGTACCTCTTTTAAAATTGGTTTCATCAGCAGCTCCTCATGATGAAATTCCTgtgatttttatcaaattgagACTACCAGACAAACAATTTCTCGATTACAGATG GGCCGAAAGAACAAGTCGCATGGCCATGGAGAAAGCAGAAATCAGCCATGCCATGTCCTGGCTTTCCACATTGGGTGGTGCTTTTTCTGCGCTTGGAGAACAGTTCCAGCACTGT GCGCAAATGGCAGGAAAAATTTCAGTGCATCAATTTACGCTTGCCTTGAAATTAGGAGATCCTCTCTTAATTGCAAGATGCAAATTATATGCAGCCCTAAGTATGATCCAACAGGGTAATCTCAAAATTCCAAGAATTATCATTCAAAGCATTTTCAAGTTTGCTCTGGAGCAAAAAGACGTTTTATTGGCAAGAATGTGTCAGGGGGTGTGGTCAAAATTGCGTTATTGTTACAAGTTACGAAGGGAACAGAAGAAAAAGTTGGGAAAGTGA
- the POLDIP2 gene encoding polymerase delta-interacting protein 2, with the protein MELTRGFLNPKFRNSMLVVAKKFFSIQSVKRVRLAEVGKLEAPKLQGKYDTGQLILHRVFGYRGVILFPWCARVYDRDSPSKKEGVEESNYNSVGKEVKGKTHTFYQVLIDQRDCPFIRAQTEAVTFLGNHESSRSLYAIPGLDYVAHEDILPYSTNDKTAVQHELFDKFLAFHPNRDPPFVAQETLTAWQQKNHPWLELSDVHKETTENVRVTVIPFYMGCRESQTTSVYWWRYCIRLENMGDLSVQLRERHWRIFSLSGTLETVRGRGVVGQEPVLSKTLPAFQYSSHVSLQAPSGHMWGTFRMEREDGYTFDCRIPPFSLESKVDESSTPNVET; encoded by the exons ATGGAATTAACACGAGGCTTTTTAaacccaaaatttcgaaactcGATGCTCGTTGTagcgaaaaagtttttcagcaTACAAAGTGTAAAACGTGTGAG ATTGGCTGAAGTCGGAAAACTCGAAGCTCCAAAATTACAAGGAAAATACGATACTGGTCAATTGATTCTGCATCGTGTATTTGGCTATCGTGGTGTTATCCTTTTCCCTTGGTGCGCCAGAGTTTATGACAGAGATTCGCCGAGCAAAAAAGAAGG TGTTGAAGAATCCAACTACAACAGTGTTGGGAAAGAAGTCAAAGGAAAGACTCACACTTTCTATCAAGTATTGATCGATCAGAGAGATTGTCCTTTCATC AGAGCTCAAACAGAGGCAGTAACGTTTCTTGGTAACCACGAAAGCAGCAGAAGTTTGTACGCTATTCCAGGCTTGGATTACGTTGCTCACGAAGATATATTGCCTTACTCAACAAACGACAAGACTGCCGTTCAACACGAGctttttgacaaatttttagCCTTTCATCCGAACAGGGATCCCCCATTCGTAGCTCAGGAAACGCTTACAGCGTGGCAACAAAAGAATCATCCCTGGCTCGAACTCTCAGACGTTCACAAGGAAACAACCGAAAATGTACGGGTCACTGTCATACCGTTTTACATGGGATGCAGAGAGAGTCAAACAACTTCGGTATATTGG tGGCGTTATTGTATCAGACTAGAAAACATGGGCGATTTGAGTGTGCAGTTGCGAGAACGTCATTGGAGAATATTCAGTTTGTCTggaacattggaaacggtacGAGGACGCGGCGTAGTCGGACAGGAGCCAGTATTGTCGAAAACGTTGCCAGCTTTTCAGTACAGTAGCCACGTTAGTTTGCAAGCTCCAAGTGGTCACATGTG ggGAACATTTAGAATGGAACGCGAGGATGGTTACACGTTCGACTGCAGGATACCGCCGTTCTCATTGGAATCGAAAGTCGATGAGTCCTCAACCCCAAACGTAGAAACGTAA